From the Oryzihumus leptocrescens genome, one window contains:
- a CDS encoding transglycosylase SLT domain-containing protein: protein MSVDLSGLVAVQSRMLTIQSRFATVSGATPAAGSSDTFASRLAAATADTGTDSTVGGADPASATTSATGDQVVADARRYLGVPYVWGGTDPQQGLDCSGLVQRVYADLGVDLPRVAADQASQGTPVASLAQARPGDLLAFGDPVDHIGIYAGNGQMVVAPKTGDVVKVEAVYRTPTAIRRILPDTATASTAYAGAATGALAAAPAAYRDLFTAAAARHGVPASLLASVARAESGFNPSAVSHAGALGLMQLMPGTARSLGVNPLDPGQAVDGAARLLAQDLRTFGSTELAVAAYNAGPDAVRSYGGVPPYAETRAYVQRVLAYQNGGVA, encoded by the coding sequence ATGAGCGTCGACCTGTCCGGCCTGGTCGCGGTCCAGTCCCGGATGCTGACCATCCAGAGCCGGTTCGCCACCGTCTCCGGGGCCACACCCGCCGCCGGCTCGAGCGACACGTTCGCCTCGCGGCTGGCGGCCGCCACCGCCGACACGGGCACCGACTCGACCGTCGGCGGGGCCGACCCGGCGTCGGCCACCACCTCCGCCACCGGTGACCAGGTGGTCGCCGACGCGCGCCGCTACCTCGGCGTCCCCTACGTCTGGGGCGGCACCGACCCGCAGCAGGGCCTGGACTGCTCTGGGCTGGTGCAGCGGGTGTACGCCGACCTCGGCGTCGACCTGCCGCGGGTGGCGGCGGACCAGGCCAGTCAGGGGACGCCCGTGGCCTCCCTCGCGCAGGCCCGGCCCGGCGACCTGCTCGCGTTCGGTGACCCGGTCGACCACATCGGCATCTACGCCGGCAACGGCCAGATGGTCGTGGCCCCCAAGACCGGGGACGTGGTCAAGGTCGAGGCCGTCTACCGCACCCCGACCGCGATCCGGCGGATCCTGCCGGACACTGCGACCGCGTCGACGGCGTATGCCGGCGCGGCGACGGGTGCGCTGGCAGCCGCGCCCGCGGCCTACCGGGACCTGTTCACCGCGGCGGCCGCCCGGCACGGTGTGCCGGCGAGCCTGCTCGCGTCGGTGGCGCGGGCCGAGAGCGGGTTCAACCCCTCGGCGGTCAGCCACGCCGGCGCGCTCGGCCTCATGCAGCTCATGCCGGGCACGGCGCGCAGCCTCGGCGTCAACCCGCTCGACCCCGGCCAGGCCGTCGACGGGGCGGCGCGGCTGCTCGCCCAGGACCTGCGCACGTTCGGCTCGACCGAGCTGGCGGTGGCCGCCTACAACGCCGGCCCGGATGCGGTCCGCAGCTACGGCGGCGTCCCGCCCTATGCCGAGACCCGCGCCTACGTGCAGCGGGTGCTGGCCTACCAGAACGGAGGTGTGGCGTGA
- a CDS encoding flagellar hook-length control protein FliK — MTAAIPAGAGPVLPGSAPGRAATDPATDATSVAFQAALSAVLPVPVSQDAATPAPAAGPAGVPSAGGVTAPGAGPALSAGPAFVAPSTPEPADPAAAPAPGAAAPGGQVSASVGAAPSTAQAAGVQWLAPATPVVGPDASAAGAVPAADAGTAAATDATGRPRAVVTGQAPAFVPAPAAGAFVVPSPGDRQSAVETPAAQPDPALTAAGVSGAAAAPGGGGEARDTGSSGSGDRPRTVLTPPVTPAFHPAAPAHVTAVELTAPTTEAPAGAPELPHHQVMTAVSPLLRGPDGEQSLRLQLHPQDLGAVNVTVELRRGEVAIHLHAADGAAADLLRDHLPDLRQQLEDQGLRAGALQVDTGSAGSADQGSGRQQPVRPDLPAPGRTPAPTSPTSHPTTAPAAAGALDLRM; from the coding sequence GTGACCGCTGCGATCCCCGCCGGTGCCGGTCCGGTGCTGCCCGGGTCCGCCCCGGGCCGGGCCGCCACCGACCCCGCCACCGACGCGACGTCGGTGGCGTTCCAGGCTGCGCTGTCGGCCGTGCTCCCGGTGCCCGTGTCGCAGGACGCCGCGACGCCGGCTCCGGCGGCCGGCCCTGCCGGGGTGCCGTCGGCAGGCGGTGTGACGGCTCCGGGCGCTGGCCCGGCGCTGTCCGCCGGGCCCGCCTTCGTGGCGCCGTCCACCCCCGAGCCGGCGGACCCGGCGGCAGCTCCGGCGCCGGGTGCTGCGGCACCCGGTGGGCAGGTCTCCGCGTCGGTCGGCGCAGCGCCCTCGACCGCCCAGGCGGCCGGCGTGCAGTGGCTCGCCCCGGCGACGCCGGTCGTCGGCCCCGACGCCTCCGCTGCTGGAGCGGTGCCCGCCGCTGACGCAGGGACGGCCGCAGCGACCGACGCGACGGGCCGGCCCCGCGCCGTCGTCACGGGGCAGGCCCCCGCCTTCGTGCCCGCCCCGGCCGCCGGTGCATTCGTGGTGCCGAGTCCGGGCGACCGTCAGTCGGCCGTCGAAACGCCTGCGGCGCAACCGGATCCGGCGCTGACGGCCGCTGGGGTGAGCGGGGCGGCAGCCGCGCCTGGCGGCGGAGGCGAGGCGCGGGATACCGGCTCGTCGGGCTCCGGCGACCGCCCGCGGACCGTCCTCACCCCGCCCGTGACGCCGGCCTTCCACCCGGCCGCCCCGGCGCACGTGACCGCGGTCGAGCTGACCGCACCGACCACCGAGGCGCCGGCCGGCGCGCCGGAGCTGCCGCACCACCAGGTGATGACCGCGGTCTCGCCGCTGCTGCGCGGGCCGGACGGCGAGCAGTCGCTGCGGCTCCAGCTCCACCCCCAGGACCTCGGCGCCGTCAACGTGACGGTGGAGCTGCGCCGCGGCGAGGTGGCCATCCACCTGCACGCCGCGGACGGTGCCGCCGCCGACCTGCTGCGCGACCACCTGCCCGACCTGCGCCAGCAGCTCGAGGACCAGGGCCTGCGGGCCGGAGCCCTGCAGGTCGACACCGGCAGCGCCGGGTCGGCCGACCAGGGCAGCGGACGCCAGCAGCCCGTGCGACCGGACCTGCCGGCGCCGGGCCGGACCCCGGCCCCGACCAGCCCCACCAGCCACCCCACCACCGCACCGGCGGCCGCCGGCGCGCTCGACCTGAGAATGTGA
- a CDS encoding flagellar hook assembly protein FlgD: MTDAIGATGAYAAAAAASTTSSSGTSATGFNAMGSDAFLKLLVAQLKYQDPSHPADGTQMLGQSAQFQMVEKLQQMADQNTQLLAEQQTLASVGLVGRTVAYSDSGHAASGVVSSVRFSPGGPVLTIGSTEVPLTAVTEVRSS; this comes from the coding sequence ATGACCGACGCCATCGGCGCGACCGGTGCGTACGCCGCCGCTGCTGCCGCCAGCACGACCTCGAGCTCGGGCACGTCCGCGACCGGCTTCAACGCCATGGGCAGCGACGCGTTCCTCAAGCTCCTCGTGGCCCAGCTGAAGTACCAGGACCCCAGCCACCCCGCGGACGGCACCCAGATGCTCGGCCAGTCCGCGCAGTTCCAGATGGTCGAGAAGCTCCAGCAGATGGCCGACCAGAACACCCAGCTGCTCGCCGAGCAGCAGACGCTCGCCTCGGTCGGCCTCGTCGGCCGCACCGTGGCCTACTCGGACAGTGGTCACGCCGCCAGCGGTGTCGTCAGCTCCGTCCGGTTCAGCCCCGGTGGGCCCGTGCTCACCATCGGCTCCACCGAGGTGCCGCTCACCGCGGTCACCGAGGTCCGCTCGTCCTGA
- a CDS encoding FliI/YscN family ATPase, translated as MSALLDALVRAAAPEVTGHVTRAVGLSIDVAGLDLAVGEAVSIAGDDGPILAEVVALREDVATCMPVSDLRGVRRGAPVVTTGGPLRVPVGPGLLGRVVDALGRPMDGGPAPTDVTLTGIEGAAPPAMRRSRIDTQLGLGVRALDTLVPCGRGQRIGIFAGSGVGKSSLLSMIVRGTQAPVCVLALVGERGREVREFVERDLGPEGLARSVVVVATSDEPALVRLRAASTATRIAEWFRDRGEDVLLAMDSVTRVAMAQREVGLAAGEPPATRGYPPSVFGLLPQLMERAGTAERGSITGLYTVLVEGDDMNDPIADAARSILDGHVVLDRRLATSGHFPSIDVLESISRSVNAITSRDQRADATALRQLLAARRDAKDLVEIGAYVAGSNPLVDRALRQADAIDGFLRQDVEDVTGLPDAWAALHHLAVSP; from the coding sequence GTGAGCGCCCTGCTGGACGCCCTGGTCCGCGCCGCAGCGCCGGAGGTCACCGGGCACGTCACCCGCGCGGTGGGCCTGTCCATCGACGTCGCGGGGCTCGACCTCGCCGTGGGCGAGGCCGTGTCCATCGCCGGCGACGACGGCCCGATCCTCGCCGAGGTGGTCGCCCTGCGTGAGGACGTCGCCACCTGTATGCCGGTCTCGGACCTGCGCGGGGTGCGCCGCGGCGCGCCGGTGGTCACCACCGGCGGCCCGCTGCGCGTGCCGGTCGGTCCGGGCCTGCTCGGCCGCGTCGTGGACGCGCTCGGCCGGCCGATGGACGGCGGACCTGCGCCGACCGATGTGACGCTGACCGGGATCGAGGGGGCCGCCCCGCCGGCCATGCGCCGCAGCCGGATCGACACCCAGCTCGGCCTCGGCGTGCGCGCGCTGGACACCCTCGTCCCCTGTGGCCGGGGCCAGCGCATCGGCATCTTCGCCGGCTCCGGGGTCGGCAAGTCGAGCCTGCTGTCCATGATCGTGCGGGGCACCCAGGCGCCGGTGTGCGTGCTGGCCCTCGTCGGTGAGCGCGGCCGTGAGGTGCGCGAGTTCGTCGAGCGCGACCTGGGACCCGAGGGCCTGGCCCGGTCGGTGGTCGTCGTGGCCACCTCCGACGAGCCGGCGCTGGTCCGGCTGCGTGCCGCCTCCACGGCGACCCGGATCGCCGAGTGGTTCCGCGACCGCGGCGAGGACGTCCTGCTGGCCATGGACAGCGTCACCCGCGTGGCCATGGCCCAGCGCGAGGTAGGCCTGGCCGCCGGGGAGCCGCCGGCCACCCGGGGCTACCCGCCGTCGGTGTTCGGCCTGCTGCCGCAGCTGATGGAGCGCGCCGGCACCGCCGAGCGGGGCAGCATCACCGGGCTCTACACCGTCCTCGTCGAGGGCGACGACATGAACGACCCCATCGCCGACGCGGCCCGCTCGATCCTCGACGGCCACGTCGTGCTCGACCGCCGGCTCGCGACCTCCGGGCACTTCCCCAGCATCGACGTGCTCGAGTCGATCTCCCGCAGCGTCAACGCGATCACCAGCCGCGACCAGCGCGCCGACGCGACCGCGCTGCGCCAGCTGCTGGCCGCCCGCCGGGACGCCAAGGACCTCGTCGAGATCGGCGCCTACGTGGCCGGGTCCAACCCGCTGGTCGACCGGGCCCTGCGCCAGGCGGACGCCATCGACGGCTTCCTGCGCCAGGACGTCGAGGACGTCACAGGCCTGCCGGACGCGTGGGCCGCCCTGCACCACCTGGCGGTGTCCCCGTGA